The Apibacter raozihei genome contains a region encoding:
- a CDS encoding FAD:protein FMN transferase, producing the protein MRINEIKISLIGVFSLLFLVAGAQVQRNRAVTLMGCRFDFTIVAEDSLTAEKHIDQVVAEIDRIEQLISDWIPESQISRVNQNAGIRPVKVDPEVWQLTRRALDISEMTGGAFDISFAALDKVWKFDGSMKKIPTRGQIRKSIKKIGYKNIELDSINSTIYLKLPGMKIGFGSIGKGYAADKAKELMVAENVPAGIINASGDISAWGKQITGKEWKIGVINPFDPADIMGAFSLQNESVTTSGSYEKYVVLKGEKYSHIINPRTGYPVRGIMSVTVIGPNAEMANGFSTSLMVLGSESGMKLMNQYPEYSCLMITDKGEILKSEHFHAQLEIFDTKLIPESE; encoded by the coding sequence ATGAGAATAAATGAAATTAAAATAAGTTTAATCGGTGTTTTTTCTTTATTGTTTTTAGTAGCAGGAGCACAGGTTCAGAGAAACAGAGCTGTAACACTTATGGGATGTCGTTTTGACTTTACTATTGTAGCAGAAGATTCGCTCACGGCAGAAAAACACATAGACCAGGTTGTTGCAGAAATAGATCGCATAGAACAATTAATTTCCGACTGGATTCCTGAATCACAGATTTCCCGGGTAAATCAAAATGCAGGCATTCGTCCGGTTAAAGTAGATCCTGAAGTATGGCAGCTTACCCGCAGGGCATTAGATATATCTGAAATGACCGGTGGAGCTTTTGATATTAGTTTTGCAGCTTTAGACAAAGTATGGAAATTTGACGGTTCAATGAAGAAAATTCCAACCCGGGGACAGATCAGGAAATCCATTAAAAAGATAGGCTACAAAAATATAGAGCTGGATAGTATTAACTCTACCATTTATTTAAAACTACCCGGAATGAAAATTGGCTTTGGCTCAATAGGAAAAGGATATGCAGCAGATAAAGCAAAAGAATTGATGGTAGCAGAAAATGTGCCGGCCGGAATAATTAACGCATCCGGAGATATAAGCGCCTGGGGGAAGCAGATAACCGGTAAAGAATGGAAAATAGGAGTAATAAATCCTTTTGATCCGGCCGATATTATGGGAGCATTTTCTCTCCAAAACGAGAGTGTAACCACCTCAGGATCTTACGAAAAATATGTGGTACTGAAAGGTGAAAAATATTCTCATATCATTAATCCCCGCACCGGTTATCCGGTCAGGGGAATTATGAGTGTTACGGTTATAGGTCCCAATGCAGAAATGGCCAACGGATTCAGTACTTCATTAATGGTTTTGGGATCTGAATCAGGAATGAAGTTGATGAATCAGTATCCGGAATACAGTTGTCTGATGATAACGGATAAGGGCGAAATCTTGAAGTCGGAACATTTTCATGCACAGCTGGAAATATTTGATACAAAGCTGATACCCGAATCAGAATAA
- a CDS encoding PepSY domain-containing protein yields MTLSIWRYAHLILAITSFIFLSMASITGSILAFNTIKENTSPNRIHNLKDISLAQVLPVLQNKYLEITELEITENSYIKLQGLDEEGNDVEGYINPLDGKIIGKTEKKSDFIQWVTSFHRSLFLHETGRWIIGINSFLLALIAVSGSILIIKRQKKLSRFFSKIKKSSFSQYYHAVFGRLLLIPIIIISVTGTYLSMERFNFFPKTENKKIQNPTAENEETVKINSKDIPLFKQIKLAEVQKIEFPFSEEPDDFYIIKLKDKEIEVNQFNGSIISQTDYPLTKRWTELSLDLHTGRTHIVWAAVLMISSLYILFFIYSGFTIMWKRRVPKFKNKFSAKESKIILLVGSENGSTFWFAHQVHKQLLAQNQHSYLAELNRYQEFPKAEYLVIFTSTYGLGDAPSNASKFELLLKKHPQNHPLKYCVVGFGSKAYKDYCGFAQVVNTNIRAESWGEPFMKIHTVNDKSPEEFTAWVKEWNKQTLMKLYADSKFYKKVPQGLKKMKVDEIFSPEDSENTFMLRINPGNLKYTSGDLLVVYPDNDEKERYYSIARVDNRIQLSIKYLPGGLASEFLIKRKVGDELNARVMPNTSFHFPDKASKVVLIANGTGIAPFLGMVQQNTHKTETFLYCGFRRETEITSRYKIFLDEQVKNQQLVDYTFCYSRSQEHRYVMDLVRRDTEFFADLLENDGILMICGALQMQAEVEAVLEEIVFEKYAKRIIDYKNKGQILSDCY; encoded by the coding sequence ATGACCCTTTCAATTTGGAGATATGCTCATTTAATATTGGCAATAACTTCTTTCATATTTTTGAGTATGGCTTCCATTACGGGATCCATACTCGCTTTTAATACCATAAAAGAAAATACCTCTCCCAATCGTATTCATAATTTAAAAGATATTTCTCTGGCACAGGTGCTTCCTGTTTTGCAGAATAAATATTTGGAAATAACCGAGTTGGAAATTACTGAAAACTCATACATAAAATTACAGGGTTTGGATGAAGAAGGTAATGATGTAGAAGGATATATAAATCCCTTAGATGGCAAAATTATAGGAAAAACCGAAAAAAAAAGTGATTTTATACAATGGGTCACTTCCTTTCACCGTTCTTTATTTTTACATGAAACCGGTAGATGGATCATAGGTATTAATTCATTTTTACTGGCCCTTATTGCTGTTTCAGGAAGCATACTTATAATTAAAAGACAAAAAAAACTTTCCCGTTTCTTTTCCAAAATTAAAAAAAGTTCTTTCTCACAATACTATCATGCCGTATTTGGGAGGTTGCTCCTTATACCAATTATTATAATATCTGTGACAGGTACCTATCTTTCTATGGAAAGATTTAATTTTTTTCCGAAAACAGAAAATAAAAAGATACAGAATCCAACTGCGGAGAATGAAGAAACGGTTAAAATAAACAGCAAAGATATTCCGCTGTTTAAACAAATAAAACTTGCAGAAGTACAAAAAATAGAATTTCCTTTTTCCGAAGAACCCGATGATTTTTATATCATCAAATTAAAAGATAAAGAAATTGAAGTAAATCAGTTCAACGGATCTATCATTTCGCAGACCGATTATCCACTTACAAAACGCTGGACAGAACTAAGTCTCGATTTACATACCGGAAGAACCCATATCGTGTGGGCGGCTGTACTTATGATATCGTCTCTTTATATCCTGTTTTTCATATATTCAGGCTTTACCATTATGTGGAAAAGAAGAGTACCTAAGTTTAAAAATAAATTTTCTGCAAAAGAAAGTAAGATAATTCTCCTGGTAGGTTCCGAAAACGGTAGCACTTTCTGGTTTGCCCATCAAGTGCATAAGCAGTTGCTGGCTCAAAATCAGCATTCCTATCTTGCCGAATTAAATCGGTATCAAGAATTTCCGAAGGCTGAATATTTGGTTATCTTCACCTCTACCTACGGACTGGGAGATGCACCATCAAATGCTTCAAAATTTGAGCTGCTGCTGAAAAAACACCCACAAAATCATCCATTAAAGTACTGTGTCGTAGGATTCGGATCCAAAGCCTATAAAGATTACTGCGGATTTGCACAAGTTGTAAACACTAATATACGGGCAGAATCGTGGGGAGAACCGTTTATGAAAATACATACGGTAAATGATAAATCTCCCGAAGAGTTTACAGCATGGGTAAAAGAATGGAACAAGCAGACACTGATGAAACTTTATGCTGATTCCAAATTTTATAAAAAAGTACCTCAGGGACTGAAAAAAATGAAAGTGGATGAGATTTTTTCTCCTGAAGATTCTGAAAATACTTTTATGTTAAGAATTAATCCGGGGAATCTCAAATATACTTCCGGAGACTTATTAGTAGTTTATCCGGACAATGATGAAAAAGAAAGGTATTATTCCATCGCAAGAGTCGATAACCGTATACAGCTTTCCATAAAATATTTACCCGGAGGACTGGCGTCGGAATTCTTAATTAAACGTAAGGTCGGGGATGAACTTAATGCACGCGTAATGCCTAATACCTCCTTTCACTTTCCTGATAAAGCTTCTAAGGTTGTACTAATTGCCAACGGAACAGGAATAGCCCCGTTTTTAGGAATGGTACAGCAGAATACCCATAAAACGGAAACCTTTCTTTATTGCGGTTTTCGTAGGGAAACTGAAATAACCAGTCGCTATAAAATTTTTTTAGATGAGCAGGTTAAAAATCAGCAATTAGTTGATTATACATTTTGTTATTCCAGAAGTCAGGAACATCGGTATGTTATGGATTTAGTGAGAAGAGATACAGAATTTTTTGCAGATCTTCTGGAAAATGACGGAATACTTATGATTTGTGGAGCTTTGCAGATGCAGGCAGAGGTGGAAGCGGTTTTAGAAGAAATTGTGTTCGAAAAATATGCGAAAAGAATCATCGATTATAAGAATAAAGGGCAGATACTTTCAGATTGTTATTAA
- a CDS encoding DUF2271 domain-containing protein: protein MKNNLKRIAFCLFLMISVFGTAQTTKYKCLLQMNNYIGEGAYIVVSLINPKGQYEKTLYVMGDDKRWYNSLKEWYKFYSKKKEVNAKTGASVTGGDRSVTTLEIENSKMNKGYKLRFETAVEDQKYHAKDLEIPLTTEGMSGKLSGTGYINYIRLSKI, encoded by the coding sequence ATGAAAAATAACTTAAAAAGAATAGCATTTTGTCTGTTTCTTATGATATCAGTTTTTGGAACAGCACAAACAACCAAATATAAATGTCTCTTACAAATGAATAATTATATAGGTGAAGGAGCTTATATAGTTGTATCCTTAATAAACCCTAAAGGACAGTATGAAAAAACCTTGTATGTAATGGGGGATGATAAGAGATGGTATAACAGTCTGAAAGAATGGTACAAATTTTATTCTAAAAAAAAGGAAGTAAATGCAAAAACAGGAGCTTCTGTAACCGGAGGAGATAGAAGCGTAACCACGCTGGAAATTGAAAACTCTAAAATGAATAAAGGATATAAACTACGATTTGAAACAGCAGTGGAAGATCAGAAATATCATGCAAAAGATTTGGAAATTCCTTTAACTACCGAAGGCATGTCAGGTAAATTAAGCGGTACAGGATATATTAATTATATACGTTTAAGTAAGATTTAA
- a CDS encoding ankyrin repeat domain-containing protein, protein MKKIVVTILCLASLWMSAQKNNSLLDNDFWKNKPEVQVVETEIKNGNNPVEFNDRKFDAVSVAILNDAPLETIKYLLSQKGNDVNKLTHDNRIYLHWAAYRGNIELIKYLIEKKSDINLEDSHGLTPLVFAANAGQTDIEIYKLFFKAGLDPKMKYKEGTNLLLLAIPYDTDLHLTDFLITQGLSLSDTDSKGGTAFDYAARKGNVELLKKLKARGVKYTNQALFMAAEATRRSANTLDVFQYLVEELKINPALTNENQQTVLHILATKPKQSEIMTYFLSKGVDAGKTDKNGNTAFMNSASGKDVQNTELLLPLTKNINAVNSKGESALAQAVKSSTAEMVALLLSKGADIKLVDNNGNSLAYYLVQSYNPQNKDFDAKLNLLKEKGLDFSAKQHDGNTIYHLAVVKGDLNLIKKLADLNANVNQVNDEGITALQRAAMTAKDDSILKYLVSIGAQKTAKTEFGETAFDLAKENEVLTQNKISVDFLK, encoded by the coding sequence ATGAAAAAAATAGTAGTAACGATCTTATGCCTGGCATCCTTATGGATGAGCGCTCAAAAAAATAATTCCCTGTTAGATAATGATTTCTGGAAAAACAAACCTGAAGTACAGGTGGTGGAAACAGAAATTAAGAATGGGAATAATCCGGTAGAATTTAATGATAGAAAATTTGATGCTGTTTCCGTAGCAATTTTAAATGATGCTCCTCTGGAAACCATCAAATACCTACTAAGCCAAAAAGGGAATGATGTAAACAAATTAACCCACGACAATCGTATATACCTCCATTGGGCTGCATATCGTGGAAATATTGAATTAATTAAATATCTGATTGAGAAAAAAAGCGATATAAACCTGGAAGACTCTCACGGACTTACTCCATTGGTATTTGCAGCTAACGCAGGACAAACGGATATTGAAATTTATAAGCTGTTTTTCAAAGCAGGACTAGATCCTAAAATGAAATATAAAGAAGGTACTAACCTTTTATTATTAGCTATTCCATACGATACAGATCTTCATCTGACTGATTTTTTAATTACTCAGGGATTATCACTATCAGATACTGATTCTAAAGGAGGAACAGCCTTTGATTATGCAGCAAGAAAAGGAAATGTTGAATTACTGAAAAAACTGAAGGCTCGAGGTGTAAAATATACCAATCAGGCACTTTTCATGGCAGCAGAAGCTACCCGAAGATCAGCCAATACCTTAGATGTATTTCAGTATCTCGTAGAAGAATTAAAAATAAATCCTGCACTTACCAATGAAAACCAACAAACAGTACTTCATATTTTAGCAACTAAACCTAAACAGTCTGAAATAATGACTTACTTTTTAAGCAAAGGAGTAGATGCAGGTAAAACCGATAAAAACGGAAATACAGCCTTTATGAATAGTGCTTCAGGTAAAGATGTTCAAAATACGGAGTTACTTTTACCGTTAACTAAAAATATAAATGCAGTTAATAGTAAGGGAGAAAGTGCATTAGCGCAGGCCGTAAAATCAAGCACTGCTGAAATGGTAGCCTTATTACTTAGCAAAGGGGCAGACATAAAACTAGTAGATAACAACGGAAATAGCTTGGCTTATTACCTTGTACAGTCATACAATCCTCAAAATAAAGATTTCGATGCAAAATTAAATCTCCTTAAAGAAAAAGGATTAGACTTTTCAGCAAAACAGCATGATGGCAATACGATTTATCATCTGGCAGTTGTAAAAGGGGATTTAAATCTTATAAAAAAACTGGCTGATTTAAACGCAAATGTAAATCAGGTAAACGATGAAGGAATAACTGCTTTGCAACGTGCTGCAATGACTGCAAAAGACGATAGTATCTTAAAATATCTGGTGAGCATAGGAGCTCAAAAAACAGCCAAAACCGAATTTGGAGAAACCGCTTTCGACCTGGCCAAAGAAAACGAAGTATTAACTCAAAATAAAATATCTGTAGATTTTCTTAAATAA
- a CDS encoding DUF4374 domain-containing protein: protein MKTCKLIQKVLLSTLVSYISISCSNDDSTSEVIPQEVKGKFVISSAPGTGSLGTGTYFLTVDGLDSGTDAIVENSNAVKTTSSFTQIVVNNSSTLMGFIYPNGSDLGQGQSGARAFKFGTDNKMVELQGSPFPTGRFTVTGSFGNFIYAVSSTDNSYLFERSGDNVTMMDKPIDFESHKIGEEKATITGIADRGNNEIVAAFKYASVDEAVVAIMDYNFTIKSVIQDARMSYSGGQWRGAVYSQIASEASGLTYVFSGAGSGNATTKKAGALKINKGENSFDTNYFFDIETASGGYKFRKVFPVSNDYYLLEFYNDTTNTGNTANATRYAIVKMSSKEFKWVEGLPAYNEISSNGWPLAYEGKMYLPINPVSGKSAVYVINPVSGNAVKGFEINNETEQIRAVSYFK from the coding sequence ATGAAAACATGTAAACTCATTCAAAAAGTATTACTAAGTACCTTAGTTAGCTACATATCCATATCTTGTAGTAATGACGACTCAACTTCAGAAGTTATTCCTCAGGAAGTAAAAGGTAAATTTGTTATATCATCAGCACCTGGAACCGGAAGTTTAGGTACAGGAACTTACTTTTTAACAGTTGACGGACTGGATTCAGGAACCGATGCGATTGTTGAAAATTCAAACGCGGTTAAAACGACCAGTTCATTTACACAGATTGTGGTAAATAACTCTTCAACACTGATGGGATTTATTTATCCGAATGGATCCGATTTGGGGCAAGGACAATCAGGAGCCAGAGCATTTAAGTTCGGAACCGATAATAAAATGGTAGAATTACAAGGAAGCCCTTTTCCAACAGGAAGATTTACAGTAACAGGAAGCTTTGGGAATTTTATTTATGCTGTTTCCAGTACCGATAACAGTTATTTATTTGAAAGAAGCGGAGACAATGTTACCATGATGGATAAGCCTATTGATTTTGAATCACATAAAATAGGAGAAGAAAAAGCAACTATTACAGGAATTGCAGACAGAGGTAACAATGAAATTGTTGCAGCATTTAAATATGCATCAGTAGACGAAGCAGTTGTAGCGATTATGGATTATAACTTTACTATAAAATCTGTAATACAGGATGCGCGAATGAGTTATTCAGGAGGTCAGTGGAGAGGTGCTGTGTATTCTCAGATAGCTTCTGAAGCGTCAGGACTTACTTACGTATTTTCAGGAGCAGGTTCTGGCAATGCGACAACAAAAAAAGCAGGAGCTTTAAAAATTAATAAAGGTGAAAATAGCTTTGATACCAACTATTTCTTTGATATTGAAACTGCTTCAGGAGGATATAAATTTAGAAAAGTATTTCCTGTTAGTAATGATTATTATTTATTGGAATTTTATAACGATACTACTAATACAGGAAATACCGCGAATGCAACCCGATATGCAATTGTAAAAATGAGTAGCAAAGAATTTAAATGGGTAGAAGGACTTCCGGCCTATAACGAAATATCCAGTAACGGGTGGCCATTGGCTTACGAAGGTAAAATGTATTTACCTATTAATCCGGTAAGTGGTAAATCTGCCGTATATGTTATAAATCCTGTATCAGGTAATGCAGTGAAAGGATTTGAGATTAACAATGAAACAGAACAAATCAGAGCCGTTTCATATTTTAAATAG
- a CDS encoding DUF4374 domain-containing protein produces the protein MKVFTKKIVFLLSGLIVMYSCGSDDSTSVSDETEDPNFTQKFVIAATLGTSTYMLTSDQLDSGNTTITGNGLEVGRVFTHFINYKYQSLSGLIYGQGGTYAGYTFVLGSNGRVQKLKGEGDMGFQVSNYNTVGNFGDYMIAARGAQALADGTTGAVFSFIQQIGTNLSIVQKTLHTDNITGNGYNPTISGIVDTGNGEFLTALVTPEDPDKVYVLALDADLNVKRIYTDDRISYSAGRWRSAMYSQLAMDDAGNTYVFSGSYETTTTKLAGALRINKGATGFDQDYYYNIEQASGGYRFRKVFHITEDYFLLEFYNELQYENISPASQYAILKMDTKKFTWVRTGLPSKEQISATGWPLSYEGKIYLPVTTLNEQPTVYVIDPVSATAKSGLVVESGGITAVSLLKKQ, from the coding sequence ATGAAAGTATTTACAAAAAAAATAGTATTCCTTCTGTCAGGACTTATAGTGATGTATAGTTGTGGAAGTGATGACAGCACTTCGGTTTCAGACGAAACCGAAGATCCGAATTTCACACAAAAATTTGTTATAGCAGCTACATTGGGAACCTCAACTTATATGTTAACATCCGATCAGTTGGACTCAGGTAATACTACTATCACCGGAAACGGATTAGAAGTGGGAAGAGTGTTTACACATTTTATAAATTACAAATACCAGTCATTATCAGGACTAATTTACGGTCAGGGGGGAACCTATGCCGGATACACATTTGTATTAGGTTCAAACGGTAGAGTCCAAAAACTCAAAGGAGAAGGAGATATGGGGTTTCAGGTAAGCAATTATAATACGGTAGGTAACTTTGGTGATTATATGATTGCAGCCAGAGGGGCTCAGGCATTGGCGGACGGAACAACCGGTGCTGTGTTCAGTTTTATTCAGCAAATCGGAACTAACTTGTCTATTGTCCAAAAAACTCTGCATACAGATAACATAACGGGGAACGGTTACAATCCTACTATCAGTGGAATTGTAGACACAGGTAACGGTGAATTTCTAACCGCTCTGGTAACTCCGGAAGATCCGGATAAAGTATATGTTCTGGCATTAGATGCAGATCTTAATGTAAAAAGAATATATACTGATGATAGAATAAGTTATTCTGCAGGAAGATGGCGTTCGGCAATGTATTCTCAATTGGCAATGGACGATGCTGGTAATACCTACGTATTTTCAGGATCTTATGAAACAACCACTACGAAACTTGCCGGGGCATTACGTATAAATAAAGGAGCTACAGGTTTTGATCAGGACTATTATTATAATATAGAACAAGCTTCAGGAGGATATCGTTTCAGGAAAGTGTTCCATATAACAGAAGACTACTTTCTTCTTGAATTTTATAATGAATTACAATACGAAAACATAAGTCCTGCATCTCAATATGCTATACTTAAAATGGATACTAAAAAATTTACCTGGGTAAGAACCGGCTTACCATCTAAAGAACAAATATCTGCAACAGGGTGGCCTCTAAGCTACGAAGGGAAAATATATTTACCGGTTACTACGCTGAACGAACAACCAACAGTATACGTCATAGATCCGGTTTCAGCAACTGCAAAATCAGGTTTAGTAGTGGAATCCGGCGGAATTACGGCAGTATCATTACTTAAAAAACAATAA
- a CDS encoding TonB-dependent receptor: protein MKIFLPLLFILVISSYLHSQTGRVEGIVSSEQKLLSNVFVWIKDTDFSTKTDKHGYYKIDLPSGNYILQFMDKDYEDSEISLTIKKGEIKKIETQLKPVKYKEIDNITIKGKSALQKIKESAFSVTVLDAKSFYNSSLDLAHLLEKAPGVKIRESGGLGSDVSVSLNGFTGRHVKIFMDGVPMQGFGSAFQLNNIPVNIAERIEIYKGVVPVEFGTDAIGGVVNIVTANKSSTYLDLSYSSGSFNTYKTNVNLGYTSASGFTFQLNAFQNYSDNNYKVKTSVLDLDTNVFSSEKYWVKRFHGKYHNETAIVKLGVVNKQWADRFLIGVTLGQEFADIQNANLMEIVYGMKKREATTIMPSLSYEKKNFVIKNLNFRLTANYNKNYNKNIDTVARQYNWLGNYIPKKTKGEGIYSLARFYNQNVSATANLQYKISDWHSFTVNNVISAYERKQSDRVAIIETGSVQDTMRRTNIKNIIGGSYKFNYKNKWNADIFGKYYYQKVKGPKNISTVTNSTKYIETIEKFNTTGYGIAFTWFLKDYQWKGSIEKAYRLPTDNELFGDEVLETGNTILKAENSMNYNIGLTYNKEFSSKNTLYVDLTAYYRDTHDYIRRIIEQQYGTASYVNHGKVTNVGIDAELKFYFQNKFMMGANVTYQDIRNKERYSSTSGNRKDITYNDRIPNVPYFFGNADVAYYINNIGNKGNILSIGYTFNFIGKFYLNWESLGVKNSKYTLPGQLSHDFMINYSFLNGKFNASLELKNLTNEFLYDNYSLQKPGRAYYLKLRYFLYKSNKNN from the coding sequence ATGAAAATATTTTTACCACTCCTTTTTATACTTGTAATTTCAAGTTATTTACATTCACAGACAGGAAGAGTTGAAGGAATTGTCAGCTCAGAACAAAAATTGCTTTCGAATGTGTTTGTCTGGATTAAGGATACCGATTTTTCAACTAAAACAGATAAACATGGATATTATAAAATAGACCTTCCTTCAGGAAATTATATTTTACAATTTATGGATAAAGATTATGAAGACTCAGAAATATCATTAACCATTAAAAAAGGAGAGATAAAAAAAATTGAGACTCAATTAAAACCGGTTAAATATAAAGAAATTGATAATATCACCATAAAAGGGAAATCTGCATTACAAAAAATAAAAGAATCCGCTTTTAGCGTAACCGTGTTAGATGCAAAATCGTTTTATAATTCATCTTTAGATTTGGCTCATTTATTAGAAAAAGCCCCCGGAGTAAAAATAAGAGAATCAGGTGGACTAGGTTCTGATGTATCAGTTTCTTTAAATGGATTTACCGGCAGACACGTAAAGATATTTATGGATGGAGTTCCCATGCAAGGTTTTGGAAGCGCTTTTCAGCTCAATAATATTCCGGTTAATATTGCTGAGCGTATAGAAATTTACAAAGGAGTTGTCCCTGTTGAATTTGGAACTGATGCTATCGGAGGGGTTGTAAATATAGTAACAGCTAACAAATCCAGTACATATTTAGATCTGTCCTATTCATCAGGCTCTTTTAATACCTATAAGACTAATGTAAACTTAGGATATACATCTGCCTCTGGTTTTACTTTTCAGTTAAATGCTTTTCAAAATTATTCAGATAATAATTACAAAGTGAAAACTTCCGTGTTGGATCTGGATACCAATGTATTCTCTTCTGAAAAATATTGGGTTAAACGTTTTCATGGAAAGTATCACAATGAGACAGCAATAGTGAAATTAGGAGTGGTAAATAAACAATGGGCAGATAGATTTTTAATTGGAGTAACCTTGGGGCAGGAATTTGCAGATATACAAAATGCGAATTTGATGGAGATAGTTTATGGTATGAAAAAAAGAGAGGCTACCACTATCATGCCTTCATTAAGTTATGAAAAAAAGAATTTTGTTATTAAAAATCTTAATTTCCGGTTAACCGCAAATTATAATAAAAATTATAACAAAAACATTGATACAGTAGCCAGACAATACAATTGGCTTGGAAACTATATACCCAAAAAAACAAAAGGAGAAGGCATATATTCCTTAGCAAGATTTTACAACCAAAATGTATCTGCAACTGCGAACCTTCAGTATAAAATTAGTGATTGGCACTCTTTTACTGTTAATAATGTTATTTCAGCATATGAGAGAAAACAATCGGATCGGGTAGCTATTATCGAAACGGGTTCAGTGCAGGATACCATGCGCAGAACCAACATAAAAAACATAATAGGAGGTTCATACAAATTTAACTATAAAAATAAATGGAACGCAGATATTTTTGGAAAATATTACTATCAGAAAGTTAAAGGACCTAAAAATATATCCACAGTTACCAATAGTACAAAATACATAGAAACAATTGAAAAATTTAATACCACAGGGTATGGAATTGCTTTTACTTGGTTTTTAAAAGATTACCAGTGGAAAGGTTCAATAGAAAAAGCGTATCGCCTTCCAACCGATAATGAACTTTTCGGAGATGAGGTATTAGAGACAGGAAATACCATTTTAAAAGCCGAAAATTCAATGAACTACAATATAGGTCTAACCTATAATAAAGAATTTTCAAGTAAAAATACACTTTATGTTGATTTGACTGCATATTACAGAGATACCCATGATTACATTCGCAGAATTATAGAACAACAATATGGGACGGCCAGTTATGTAAATCATGGAAAAGTAACTAATGTAGGAATAGATGCCGAACTGAAATTTTATTTTCAAAACAAATTTATGATGGGAGCAAATGTTACCTATCAGGATATTAGAAACAAAGAACGCTATTCGTCGACCAGCGGTAACAGAAAAGACATAACATACAACGACAGGATACCTAATGTGCCCTATTTTTTTGGAAATGCAGATGTTGCTTATTATATAAATAATATAGGTAACAAAGGGAATATTTTAAGTATTGGATATACATTTAATTTTATAGGTAAGTTTTATTTAAACTGGGAGAGTTTAGGGGTGAAAAATTCTAAATATACTTTACCCGGACAGCTTTCTCATGATTTTATGATTAATTATTCATTTTTAAACGGGAAATTTAATGCTTCACTAGAATTGAAAAATCTGACTAATGAGTTTCTCTATGACAATTATAGCTTACAAAAACCAGGAAGAGCCTATTACCTGAAACTTCGATATTTTTTATATAAATCAAACAAAAACAATTAA